One Cellulomonas sp. NS3 genomic region harbors:
- a CDS encoding 3-oxoacyl-ACP synthase III gives MSGNATSRHRNAALLALASTTPDRVTTSADIDRRLAPALKRLRLPRGLLQRVAGVHERRNWADGQTFDGAAVAAAEKALAESGIDRREVGLLVNTSVTRKHLEPSVAVRIHHGLGLPSSAVNFDIANACLGFVNGMNLAAQLIDAGQIKYAVVVAGEDADDIQDNTIERLIGDDITRADFMQEFASLTLGSGAAAAVVGPADAHPEGHRILGGVTRAATQFHDVCVGSVEGMYTDTRALLEGGMELVLAAWTEARHEWDWAAMDRYILHQVSDVHTKAIVKAAGLDRSRIPTTYGRFGNVGPASIPITLAHEASSLEPGDRLLLMGVGSGLNTAMMEIAW, from the coding sequence GTGAGCGGCAACGCGACCTCACGGCACCGCAACGCCGCTCTCCTCGCCCTCGCCTCGACGACACCCGACCGCGTGACGACCTCCGCGGACATCGACCGTCGCCTGGCCCCCGCGCTCAAGCGCCTCCGGCTGCCGCGCGGCCTGCTCCAGCGCGTCGCGGGCGTGCACGAGCGGCGCAACTGGGCCGACGGGCAGACGTTCGACGGCGCCGCGGTGGCCGCCGCGGAGAAGGCGCTCGCGGAGTCCGGGATCGACCGGCGCGAGGTCGGCCTCCTGGTCAACACCTCCGTCACGCGCAAGCACCTCGAGCCGTCCGTCGCGGTCCGCATCCACCACGGGCTCGGGCTGCCGTCGTCGGCCGTGAACTTCGACATCGCGAACGCGTGCCTCGGCTTCGTCAACGGCATGAACCTCGCGGCGCAGCTCATCGACGCCGGTCAGATCAAGTACGCCGTCGTGGTCGCAGGCGAGGACGCCGACGACATCCAGGACAACACGATCGAGCGCCTGATCGGCGACGACATCACGCGCGCGGACTTCATGCAGGAGTTCGCGAGCCTCACGCTCGGTTCGGGTGCCGCCGCCGCCGTCGTCGGGCCCGCGGACGCCCACCCCGAGGGGCACCGGATCCTCGGCGGGGTCACGCGCGCCGCGACGCAGTTCCACGACGTGTGCGTCGGCAGCGTCGAGGGCATGTACACCGACACCCGTGCGCTGCTCGAGGGCGGCATGGAGCTCGTCCTGGCCGCGTGGACCGAGGCCCGGCACGAGTGGGACTGGGCCGCGATGGACCGCTACATCCTCCACCAGGTCTCCGACGTGCACACCAAGGCGATCGTCAAGGCCGCCGGGCTCGACCGCTCGCGGATCCCGACGACGTACGGCCGCTTCGGCAACGTCGGCCCGGCGTCGATCCCGATCACGCTCGCGCACGAGGCGTCCTCGCTCGAGCCGGGAGACCGGCTGCTGCTCATGGGCGTCGGCTCAGGGCTCAACACGGCGATGATGGAGATCGCCTGGTGA
- a CDS encoding HAD-IIB family hydrolase: protein MSRAPRLVAFDLDDTLAPSKSPLAPRMAGLLLELLDVVEVCIISGGQFGQFQMQVVDRLTGADPAALARLHLMPTCGTQYYRHTGAAWDQVYAQNLTEDEKQRALAAVEGQARELGLWEPETWGPILEDRGSQITFSALGQAAPVAAKSEWDPTGAKKSSLREAVAALLPDLEVRSGGSTSVDITRKGIDKAYGMTRLADLTGIDLQEMLFVGDRLDEDGNDYPVKALGVPCHAVEGWEDTAAYLDTLLPGLRAAVATSPQD from the coding sequence CTGTCCCGCGCACCCCGCCTCGTCGCGTTCGACCTGGACGACACCCTGGCCCCCTCGAAGTCCCCGCTCGCCCCGCGCATGGCCGGGCTGCTCCTCGAGCTGCTCGACGTCGTCGAGGTCTGCATCATCTCGGGCGGCCAGTTCGGCCAGTTCCAGATGCAGGTCGTCGACCGGCTGACCGGCGCGGACCCCGCGGCGCTCGCCCGCCTGCACCTCATGCCGACCTGCGGCACGCAGTACTACCGCCACACCGGCGCGGCGTGGGACCAGGTGTACGCCCAGAACCTCACCGAGGACGAGAAGCAGCGCGCGCTCGCCGCGGTCGAGGGCCAGGCCAGGGAGCTGGGCCTCTGGGAGCCCGAGACGTGGGGCCCGATCCTCGAGGACCGCGGGAGCCAGATCACCTTCTCGGCGCTCGGCCAGGCCGCGCCCGTCGCCGCGAAGTCGGAGTGGGACCCCACGGGCGCCAAGAAGTCCTCGTTGCGCGAGGCCGTCGCGGCGCTGCTGCCCGACCTCGAGGTCCGCTCGGGCGGCTCGACGTCGGTCGACATCACGCGCAAGGGCATCGACAAGGCGTACGGCATGACACGGCTCGCGGACCTGACCGGGATCGACCTGCAGGAGATGCTGTTCGTGGGCGACCGCCTCGACGAGGACGGCAACGACTACCCGGTGAAGGCGCTCGGCGTCCCCTGCCACGCCGTCGAGGGGTGGGAGGACACCGCCGCGTACCTCGACACGCTGCTGCCCGGGCTGCGCGCCGCCGTCGCGACGAGCCCGCAGGACTGA
- a CDS encoding metallophosphoesterase, which produces MTSNHAGRPQARHVIAHFSDTHFVSPQDPLLYGVADSRAHLAELLAGLEHSGAAPEALLFTGDLADVGDAEAYRSLREVVEPAARRMGARVVWAMGNHDDRATLRRELTDEAPSDAPYDHVLHLGGLRVVVLDSSVPGFHHGEVTPVQLAWLADVLAAPAPEGSLLLMHHPPVPCLQDLAVAVELRDQEPLADVLRGTDVRGILAGHLHYSTSATFAGIPVSVASATCYTQDLRTPDRGTRGRDGAQAYNLVHVYDETVMHSVVPIGEHVTVGTSTVTPDARPVVVPTQRELVRAR; this is translated from the coding sequence ATGACCTCGAACCACGCGGGCCGCCCCCAGGCCCGGCACGTCATCGCCCACTTCAGCGACACCCACTTCGTCTCGCCGCAGGACCCGCTGCTCTACGGGGTCGCCGACTCGCGCGCGCACCTCGCCGAGCTCCTCGCGGGCCTCGAGCACTCCGGCGCCGCACCCGAGGCCCTGCTGTTCACCGGGGACCTCGCGGACGTCGGGGACGCGGAGGCCTACCGGAGCCTGCGCGAGGTCGTCGAGCCCGCCGCCCGCCGGATGGGCGCGCGCGTCGTGTGGGCCATGGGCAACCACGACGACCGGGCGACGCTGCGGCGCGAGCTGACCGACGAGGCCCCGTCCGACGCGCCGTACGACCACGTGCTGCACCTCGGTGGCCTGCGCGTCGTCGTGCTCGACTCCTCGGTGCCCGGCTTCCACCACGGCGAGGTCACGCCCGTGCAGCTCGCGTGGCTCGCGGACGTCCTCGCGGCGCCGGCACCGGAGGGCTCGCTGCTGCTCATGCACCACCCCCCGGTCCCGTGCCTGCAGGACCTCGCGGTCGCGGTCGAGCTGCGCGACCAGGAGCCGCTCGCCGACGTGCTCCGCGGGACCGACGTGCGCGGCATCCTCGCCGGTCACCTGCACTACTCGACGTCCGCGACGTTCGCGGGCATCCCGGTCTCGGTCGCGTCGGCCACGTGCTACACCCAGGACCTGCGGACGCCGGACCGCGGGACGCGCGGCCGCGACGGCGCGCAGGCGTACAACCTCGTGCACGTGTACGACGAGACGGTCATGCACTCGGTCGTGCCGATCGGCGAGCACGTCACCGTGGGCACGTCGACGGTGACGCCCGACGCGCGCCCCGTCGTGGTGCCGACGCAGCGCGAGCTCGTCCGCGCGCGCTGA
- a CDS encoding stealth conserved region 3 domain-containing protein produces the protein MPADLAAYAALATTSTTLTPASEPGAHLLQRDDVLLVKGRYTLANRTLTPHEATVADLLFVREALDAAGVDHLLVRGNGARPVVAVDWADRSALRDALTRACADEPFYVRAADATKPRARLVATGGLHATPKARVLRLFRPRIEPVGGLRYGADQAVQVELWQHGPDEVVLPAENSLTRRTVHVDEVTRGTVERYGRTWSTIEHMFTDHASDLPFEIDMVFSWVDGTSTAFQKARAARMKSYVVGEGDDAPARYRHVDELRYALRSVHMFAPWVRRIFVATDSPKPAWLADHPGVTFVRSEEFFADPSVLPTHNSHAVEAQLHHIPGLAEHFLYSNDDMFFGRPISPDLFFSPGGVTKFVEATTRIGLGGNDPRRSGFENAARVNRALLLERFGRLTTRHLEHSAAPLRRSVLDEMEREFADQFAATAASRFRSATDISVTNSLYHYYALMSGRAVQTTARTRYVDTTSRAGLEAMKSLLAKRSTDMFCLNDGSFPEIDEDVRARAVRDFLDRYFPVVAPWENADA, from the coding sequence TTGCCTGCGGACCTCGCCGCCTACGCCGCCCTCGCGACGACGAGCACGACGCTCACCCCGGCCTCCGAGCCGGGCGCGCACCTGCTCCAACGCGACGACGTCCTGCTCGTCAAGGGCAGGTACACGCTCGCGAACCGCACGCTCACCCCGCACGAGGCGACGGTCGCCGACCTGCTCTTCGTGCGCGAGGCGCTCGACGCCGCGGGCGTCGACCACCTCCTGGTGCGCGGCAACGGTGCCCGCCCGGTGGTCGCCGTCGACTGGGCGGACCGGTCCGCGCTGCGCGACGCGCTCACCCGGGCGTGCGCCGACGAGCCGTTCTACGTGCGCGCCGCCGACGCGACGAAGCCGAGGGCGCGCCTCGTCGCGACCGGCGGCCTGCACGCGACACCCAAGGCCCGGGTGCTGCGGCTCTTCCGGCCGCGCATCGAGCCCGTCGGCGGCCTGCGCTACGGCGCCGACCAGGCCGTGCAGGTCGAGCTGTGGCAGCACGGGCCCGACGAGGTCGTGCTGCCCGCCGAGAACTCGCTGACGCGCCGCACGGTGCACGTCGACGAGGTCACGCGCGGCACCGTCGAGCGCTACGGACGCACGTGGTCGACCATCGAGCACATGTTCACCGACCACGCGTCGGACCTGCCGTTCGAGATCGACATGGTGTTCTCGTGGGTCGACGGGACGTCGACCGCCTTCCAGAAGGCCCGCGCGGCCCGCATGAAGAGCTACGTGGTCGGCGAGGGCGACGACGCCCCGGCGCGCTACCGGCACGTCGACGAGCTGCGGTACGCGCTGCGCTCGGTGCACATGTTCGCGCCGTGGGTCCGGCGGATCTTCGTCGCCACCGACTCCCCGAAGCCGGCGTGGCTCGCGGACCACCCGGGCGTGACGTTCGTGCGCAGCGAGGAGTTCTTCGCGGACCCCTCGGTGCTCCCGACGCACAACTCGCACGCGGTCGAGGCCCAACTGCACCACATCCCGGGGCTCGCCGAGCACTTCCTGTACTCGAACGACGACATGTTCTTCGGCCGGCCGATCAGCCCGGACCTGTTCTTCTCCCCGGGCGGCGTCACGAAGTTCGTGGAGGCGACGACGCGCATCGGCCTGGGCGGCAACGACCCGCGCCGCAGCGGCTTCGAGAACGCGGCCCGCGTCAACCGCGCGCTGCTGCTCGAGCGGTTCGGGCGCCTCACGACCCGGCACCTGGAGCACTCGGCGGCGCCGCTGCGCCGCAGCGTGCTCGACGAGATGGAGCGCGAGTTCGCCGACCAGTTCGCCGCGACGGCCGCGAGCCGGTTCCGCTCCGCGACCGACATCTCGGTGACCAACTCGCTCTACCACTACTACGCGCTCATGAGCGGTCGCGCGGTGCAGACGACGGCCCGCACGAGGTATGTGGACACGACGTCGCGGGCGGGGCTCGAGGCGATGAAGTCGCTGCTCGCGAAGCGCTCGACGGACATGTTCTGCCTCAACGACGGCAGCTTCCCGGAGATCGACGAGGACGTGCGCGCCCGCGCCGTGCGCGACTTCCTCGACCGGTACTTCCCGGTCGTCGCGCCGTGGGAGAACGCCGACGCGTGA
- a CDS encoding DUF72 domain-containing protein, whose amino-acid sequence MTGSGQVRIGISGWRYAPWRGEFYPPGLPQRRELEWASRRLGSIEINGSFYSLQRPDSYRAWRADTPDGFIFSVKGPRFVTHLKKLAGVETAVANFFASGVLALGDRTGPVLWQLPPNLGFDADRLARFFDLLPRSTGAAAVLAAGHDDKVPEGKAVTTVDEDRPLRHVLEVRHATYLDPAFPELLRAHDIGLVVADTAGTWPHLEDVTSDVVYVRLHGDSELYVSGYDDAALDAWAAKVRAWSAGTPPPDGPRLTPPAPERPRDVFVYFDNDVKVRAPFDAMALAARLGVSPPGL is encoded by the coding sequence ATGACCGGGTCGGGGCAGGTGCGGATCGGCATCTCCGGCTGGCGGTACGCACCGTGGCGGGGGGAGTTCTACCCGCCTGGGCTGCCGCAGCGGCGCGAGCTCGAGTGGGCCTCCCGGCGCCTCGGCTCGATCGAGATCAACGGCTCGTTCTACTCGCTGCAGCGACCCGACAGCTACCGGGCCTGGCGGGCCGACACGCCGGACGGCTTCATCTTCTCGGTCAAGGGCCCGCGCTTCGTGACGCACCTGAAGAAGCTCGCGGGCGTCGAGACGGCGGTTGCGAACTTCTTCGCGTCCGGGGTGCTCGCGCTGGGCGACCGCACGGGGCCGGTCCTGTGGCAGCTGCCGCCGAACCTCGGGTTCGACGCCGACCGGCTCGCGCGGTTCTTCGACCTGCTCCCGCGCTCGACGGGTGCAGCGGCGGTCCTCGCCGCCGGGCACGACGACAAGGTGCCCGAGGGGAAGGCGGTCACGACGGTCGACGAGGACCGGCCCCTGCGGCACGTCCTCGAGGTGCGTCACGCGACCTACCTCGACCCGGCGTTCCCCGAGCTGCTGCGCGCGCACGACATCGGGCTCGTGGTCGCCGACACCGCGGGGACGTGGCCGCACCTCGAGGACGTCACGAGCGACGTCGTCTACGTGCGGCTGCACGGCGACAGCGAGCTCTACGTGTCGGGCTACGACGACGCGGCCCTCGACGCGTGGGCGGCCAAGGTCCGGGCGTGGTCGGCGGGCACACCGCCCCCGGACGGCCCGCGGCTGACACCGCCGGCGCCGGAGCGTCCGCGCGACGTCTTCGTGTACTTCGACAACGACGTCAAGGTCCGCGCGCCGTTCGACGCCATGGCCCTCGCGGCCCGGCTCGGGGTCTCGCCGCCGGGCCTCTGA
- a CDS encoding ATP-binding SpoIIE family protein phosphatase: MRVERDELSRAAPGGVVDFRRVFATSPTAYLVLDRDLVIVEVNPAYTALVGRSREQVVGRPVFEVFPPDPGTVDEDGRHPLQVSLERVRDTGRPQVVPLAKYDVVVPAGGGRVERFWSLTLVPLPDLDGAPDLILERVEDVTAYVAERRAHGRDAPPPELLELMEADLYVRLQQLGAAQEARDLAARRVAGLGEVALQLTSAETVQDLERIVLAQGPRVLGAAGGALFTRDDAGGWRVSAAALGEHVQARYQHLPFDSPLAGPWVARTGRRLLLPTRASGIELHPTMAAAYADTQRDAWAILPLTVRDACVGALAVSWVDERDFDAEELELLESLAAQCAQALDRLMALQAEREAAAVAARTSETLQRSLLSPPPQVDGLEIAVRYVPAAKATQVGGDWYDAFLQRSGEPVVVIGDVVGHDIDAAAAMGQLRAMLRGIAVTAPASPVELVRAVDRAIDTLELPTVATGLVARVERAPYDPDGDDRVVRWSNAGHLPPLVAHPDGSVTELTGERTNLLLGINPEAERDEWTTRVGAGSVLFLYTDGLVERRGESVPLGIEALRARLAASAGAPLETLCDDVLDAMLPPHPHDDVAVVAIRVRRAGEQATVTAAVPVTEERVPVAPDAGGAAVDRRTLRVPAVPQSAHTSRHWVVDVAREHGASEPALALVKLLTSEVVTNAVKYGLVRDVVTVTATCAEGVVTVAVQDDNPDLPRVRHARREDTGGRGMELVERFAEEWGTDVSADGDGKGVWFRLRLDRATVHDPGPAPAT; encoded by the coding sequence ATGCGGGTCGAGCGGGACGAGCTGTCACGGGCGGCCCCGGGCGGTGTCGTCGACTTCCGACGGGTCTTCGCGACCTCGCCGACCGCCTACCTGGTCCTGGACCGCGACCTCGTGATCGTCGAGGTCAACCCCGCGTACACGGCCCTCGTCGGCCGCAGCCGCGAGCAGGTCGTCGGTCGCCCGGTCTTCGAGGTGTTCCCCCCGGACCCGGGGACGGTCGACGAGGACGGCCGCCACCCGCTCCAGGTCTCGCTCGAGCGCGTCCGCGACACGGGCCGGCCGCAGGTCGTGCCGCTCGCGAAGTACGACGTCGTGGTTCCCGCCGGGGGCGGACGCGTCGAGCGGTTCTGGTCGCTCACGCTCGTCCCGCTGCCCGACCTCGACGGCGCCCCCGACCTCATCCTCGAGCGGGTCGAGGACGTGACCGCCTACGTCGCCGAGCGGCGCGCCCACGGCCGCGACGCGCCGCCGCCCGAGCTGCTGGAGCTCATGGAGGCCGACCTCTACGTGCGCCTGCAGCAGCTCGGCGCCGCGCAGGAGGCCCGCGACCTCGCCGCGCGTCGGGTCGCGGGGCTGGGCGAGGTCGCGCTGCAGCTGACGTCCGCGGAGACGGTGCAGGACCTCGAGCGGATCGTCCTCGCGCAGGGTCCGCGCGTGCTCGGCGCCGCGGGCGGGGCGCTGTTCACGCGCGACGACGCGGGCGGCTGGCGGGTCAGCGCCGCTGCGCTCGGCGAGCACGTCCAGGCCCGGTACCAGCACCTCCCGTTCGACAGCCCGCTCGCGGGCCCCTGGGTCGCGCGCACGGGCCGCCGGCTGCTGCTGCCCACGCGGGCGTCGGGCATCGAGCTCCACCCGACCATGGCCGCGGCGTACGCCGACACGCAGCGGGACGCGTGGGCCATCCTCCCGCTCACGGTGCGCGACGCGTGCGTCGGTGCGCTCGCGGTGTCCTGGGTCGACGAGCGGGACTTCGACGCCGAGGAGCTCGAGCTGCTCGAGAGCCTCGCGGCGCAGTGCGCGCAGGCGCTCGACCGGCTCATGGCGCTGCAGGCCGAGCGCGAGGCCGCAGCGGTCGCGGCGCGCACGTCGGAGACGCTCCAGCGCTCGCTGCTGAGCCCCCCGCCGCAGGTCGACGGCCTCGAGATCGCGGTCCGCTACGTCCCGGCGGCGAAGGCCACGCAGGTCGGCGGCGACTGGTACGACGCGTTCCTGCAGCGCAGCGGCGAGCCGGTCGTCGTGATCGGCGACGTCGTCGGGCACGACATCGACGCGGCCGCGGCCATGGGTCAGCTGCGGGCGATGCTGCGCGGGATCGCCGTCACTGCGCCGGCGTCCCCGGTCGAGCTCGTCCGGGCCGTGGACCGGGCGATCGACACGCTCGAGCTCCCGACGGTCGCGACGGGCCTCGTGGCGCGCGTCGAGCGGGCGCCCTACGACCCCGACGGCGACGACCGCGTCGTGCGGTGGTCCAACGCGGGGCACCTGCCGCCGCTCGTCGCGCACCCGGACGGCTCGGTCACGGAGCTCACGGGCGAGCGCACCAACCTCCTGCTGGGCATCAACCCGGAGGCCGAGCGCGACGAGTGGACGACGCGCGTGGGGGCCGGGTCGGTGCTGTTCCTGTACACCGACGGGCTCGTCGAGCGGCGCGGGGAGAGCGTGCCGCTCGGGATCGAGGCGCTGCGGGCGCGGCTCGCGGCGTCGGCGGGCGCGCCGCTCGAGACGTTGTGCGACGACGTGCTCGACGCGATGCTGCCGCCCCACCCCCACGACGACGTCGCGGTCGTCGCGATCCGCGTGCGACGGGCGGGCGAGCAGGCGACGGTGACCGCCGCTGTCCCCGTGACCGAGGAGCGCGTCCCCGTGGCACCGGACGCCGGCGGCGCGGCCGTCGACCGCCGCACGCTCCGGGTCCCCGCCGTCCCGCAGTCGGCGCACACCAGCCGGCACTGGGTCGTCGACGTCGCGCGCGAGCACGGCGCGAGCGAACCGGCCCTCGCCCTCGTCAAGCTGCTCACGAGCGAGGTCGTGACGAACGCGGTCAAGTACGGGCTCGTGCGGGACGTCGTCACCGTGACCGCCACGTGCGCCGAGGGCGTCGTCACGGTGGCCGTGCAGGACGACAACCCGGACCTCCCGCGCGTCCGCCACGCCCGCCGTGAGGACACCGGCGGCCGCGGGATGGAGCTCGTCGAGCGCTTCGCGGAGGAGTGGGGGACGGACGTGAGCGCCGACGGCGACGGCAAGGGCGTGTGGTTCCGCCTGCGGCTCGACCGGGCGACCGTCCACGACCCGGGACCGGCGCCCGCGACCTGA
- the glf gene encoding UDP-galactopyranose mutase: MTTTHPTGTAGLADRLATADLVVVGSGFFGLTVAERAANELGRRVIVLERRSHLGGNAYSEVEPETGIEVHRYGAHLFHTSNQRVWDYVRRFTDFTGYQHRVFTVSKGQTFPMPINLGTICQFVGQHLSPTEARALVREHAAEVDPGNVTNLEDKAISLIGRPLYEAFVRGYTEKQWQTDPRELPAEIISRLPVRYSFDNRYFNDTFEGLPVDGYAAWLERLADHPLVEVVLEVDYLEVRGLVPAGTPVVYTGPLDTYFGDAEGRLGWRTLDFEQEVLPIGDFQGTSVMNYADSDVPWTRIHEFRHFHPERDYPKDRTVVVREYSRTAEPGDEPYYPISTARDREVLARYRERAAAEPDVFFGGRLGTYQYLDMHMAIASAMSLFDNQLAARLTEG, translated from the coding sequence GTGACGACCACCCACCCGACCGGCACCGCGGGCCTCGCCGACCGCCTCGCGACCGCCGACCTCGTCGTCGTCGGCTCCGGGTTCTTCGGCCTCACCGTCGCCGAGCGCGCCGCGAACGAGCTCGGCAGGCGCGTCATCGTGCTCGAGCGCCGCTCCCACCTGGGCGGCAACGCGTACTCCGAGGTCGAGCCGGAGACCGGCATCGAGGTGCACCGCTACGGCGCCCACCTGTTCCACACGTCGAACCAGCGGGTCTGGGACTACGTGCGGCGGTTCACCGACTTCACCGGGTACCAGCACCGCGTGTTCACGGTGAGCAAGGGCCAGACGTTCCCGATGCCCATCAACCTCGGCACCATCTGCCAGTTCGTCGGCCAGCACCTCTCGCCGACGGAGGCCCGGGCGCTCGTGCGCGAGCACGCCGCCGAGGTCGACCCGGGCAACGTCACGAACCTCGAGGACAAGGCCATCTCCCTGATCGGCCGGCCGCTGTACGAGGCGTTCGTGCGCGGGTACACCGAGAAGCAGTGGCAGACCGACCCGCGCGAGCTGCCCGCGGAGATCATCAGCCGGCTGCCCGTGCGCTACAGCTTCGACAACCGGTACTTCAACGACACCTTCGAGGGCCTGCCGGTCGACGGGTACGCCGCGTGGCTCGAGCGCCTGGCCGACCACCCGCTGGTCGAGGTCGTCCTCGAGGTCGACTACCTCGAGGTGCGCGGACTCGTCCCGGCCGGGACGCCCGTCGTGTACACCGGGCCGCTCGACACGTACTTCGGGGACGCCGAGGGCCGGCTCGGGTGGCGCACGCTCGACTTCGAGCAGGAGGTGCTGCCGATCGGCGACTTCCAGGGGACGTCCGTCATGAACTACGCGGACTCCGACGTGCCGTGGACCCGGATCCACGAGTTCCGGCACTTCCACCCGGAGCGCGACTACCCGAAGGACAGGACCGTGGTCGTCCGCGAGTACTCCCGGACCGCCGAGCCGGGCGACGAGCCGTACTACCCGATCAGCACCGCACGCGACCGGGAGGTCCTCGCCCGCTACCGCGAGCGGGCGGCCGCCGAGCCGGACGTGTTCTTCGGCGGGCGGCTGGGGACGTACCAGTACCTCGACATGCACATGGCGATCGCCTCGGCGATGTCCCTGTTCGACAACCAGCTCGCGGCGCGGCTCACCGAGGGCTGA